From Scomber japonicus isolate fScoJap1 chromosome 22, fScoJap1.pri, whole genome shotgun sequence, one genomic window encodes:
- the si:ch73-335l21.4 gene encoding E3 ubiquitin-protein ligase-like: MYSELECGICYRTYNAGRRCPRELHCKHSFCESCLLALSRPHGPEEARLEADRLIICPLCRHTTSIPGEGKMKAELRVDESILELLLTAGIVEKEEEDPEEEEEGQVQGGGDDGEGATLPETDAEDSDSSAGSGEGRLRRSWRKVWRKISGKKPRQSRENCMTSDDIRNLAMMSCYMF; this comes from the exons ATGTATTCAGAGCTTGAGTGCGGAATTTGTTACCGGACCTATAACGCAGGTCGGAGGTGTCCCCGGGAGCTCCACTGCAAACACAGCTTCTGTGAGAGCTGCCTGCTGGCCCTTTCACGACCCCACGGACCCGAGGAGGCGCGTCTGGAAGCCGACAGACTCATCATCTGCCCACTGTGCCGACACACCACCTCCATCCCCGGCGAGGGGAAGATGAAAGCGGAGCTCAGGGTGGACGAGTCCAtcctggagctgctgctgaccGCGGGGATCGtcgagaaagaggaagaagacccagaggaagaggaggagggtcaAGTTCAAGGTGGTGGTGACGACGGAGAGGGGGCGACGCTTCCCGAAACTGACGCCGAGGACAGCGACTCGTCCGCGGGCTCTGGCGAAGGGAGGCTCCGGCGGTCTTGGAGGAAAGTTTGGCGGAAGATTAGCGGGAAAAAACCACGGCAAAGCAGAGAAA ACTGCATGACCAGTGATGACATCAGGAACCTCGCCATGATGTCCTGCTACATGTTTTAA
- the si:ch73-335l21.2 gene encoding RING finger domain-containing protein has protein sequence MAADAIPAPQQGDPAAAAPSPSNPPGEPMDVECPICYQEYNQYNKCPRMLECLHVFCTDCLQRIQLCPCEPQDPHSPPAIPCPLCRHLTPLETGNALSLPSNSRILSRLPPVAFHLPVAMAARMATVTQRVVLSLEGDSRDARFIILPTVSLRVQQMHPDRPYGTAPGLVGEEEVIQQSRKTLFCVQLLAVIFWVLFVVTCVVGVVFGPHFLNRKL, from the coding sequence ATGGCAGCGGATGCTATCCCAGCTCCCCAGCAGGGGGACCCAGCTGCTGCAGCACCCAGCCCCAGCAACCCCCCAGGGGAACCCATGGATGTGGAATGTCCCATCTGCTACCAGGAGTACAACCAGTACAACAAATGTCCCCGGATGCTGGAGTGTCTCCATGTTTTCTGCACAGATTGCCTACAGAGGATCCAGCTCTGCCCCTGTGAGCCCCAAGATCCCCACAGCCCACCAGCCATCCCCTGCCCCCTCTGCCGCCACCTCACCCCCTTGGAGACCGGGAACGCCCTCTCTTTACCCAGCAACTCCCGCATTCTGTCCAGGTTGCCCCCCGTGGCCTTCCACCTGCCTGTGGCCATGGCAGCTCGCATGGCCACGGTCACCCAGAGGGTGGTGCTCTCCCTGGAGGGCGACAGCAGGGACGCCCGTTTCATCATCCTGCCCACCGTCAGCCTCAGGGTGCAGCAGATGCACCCAGACAGGCCTTATGGCACGGCACCAGGCCTGGTGGGGGAAGAGGAAGTCATACAGCAGAGCAGGAAGACACTGTTCTGTGTGCAACTGCTGGCTGTCATCTTCTGGGTGCTGTTTGTGGTCACCTGTGTAGTCGGGGTGGTGTTTGGGCCACATTTCTTAAACAGAAAACTTTAA